A portion of the Pectobacterium brasiliense genome contains these proteins:
- the rapZ gene encoding RNase adapter RapZ — translation MVLMIVSGRSGSGKSVALRALEDMGFYCVDNLPVVLLPELANTLAARNISAAVSIDVRNMPESPEIFEHAMEQLPPSFSPQLLFLDADRNTLIRRYSDTRRLHPLSSKNLSLESAIDEESDLLEPLRSRADLIIDTSEMSVHELAEMLRTRLLGKRERELTMVFESFGFKHGIPIDADYVFDVRFLPNPHWDPKLRPMTGLDKPVASFLDRHTEVHNFIYQTRSYLELWLPMLETNNRSYLTVAIGCTGGKHRSVYVAEQLADYFRSRGKNVQSRHRTLEKRKPS, via the coding sequence ATGGTGCTGATGATTGTCAGTGGTCGCTCAGGTTCAGGGAAATCTGTCGCCCTGCGCGCACTGGAAGATATGGGGTTCTACTGCGTAGATAACCTGCCAGTGGTTCTACTGCCAGAACTGGCTAATACGCTTGCAGCACGTAACATTTCCGCAGCGGTCAGCATTGACGTGCGCAATATGCCGGAATCACCCGAGATCTTCGAGCATGCCATGGAGCAACTGCCGCCAAGCTTCTCGCCTCAACTGCTGTTTCTGGATGCCGATCGCAATACGCTGATCCGTCGCTACAGCGATACCCGTCGCCTTCACCCGCTCTCCAGCAAGAATTTGTCACTGGAAAGCGCGATTGATGAAGAAAGCGACCTGCTGGAGCCGCTACGTTCACGCGCCGACCTGATTATCGACACCTCAGAGATGTCGGTACATGAACTGGCCGAAATGCTGCGTACCCGTCTGCTCGGCAAGCGAGAACGCGAGCTCACGATGGTGTTCGAATCGTTCGGCTTCAAGCACGGTATCCCTATCGATGCGGATTACGTCTTTGACGTGCGCTTCCTGCCGAATCCACATTGGGATCCGAAACTGCGCCCGATGACGGGTCTGGATAAGCCCGTTGCGTCCTTCCTCGACAGGCACACCGAAGTTCACAACTTCATCTACCAGACTCGTAGCTATCTGGAACTGTGGCTGCCGATGCTGGAAACCAATAACCGCAGCTACCTGACCGTAGCCATTGGCTGTACCGGCGGTAAACACCGCTCCGTCTACGTCGCCGAACAGCTGGCAGACTACTTCCGCTCACGCGGTAAGAACGTACAGTCTCGCCACCGTACGCTGGAAAAACGTAAACCCTCGTAA
- the npr gene encoding PTS phosphocarrier protein NPr → MTVQQTVEIKNKLGMHARPAMKLFELVQSFDAEVILRNDSGTEAEASSVIAMLMLDSAKGRLIEVEATGPDEEQALAAVIELFEAGFDED, encoded by the coding sequence ATGACAGTCCAGCAAACGGTCGAAATCAAAAACAAGCTGGGCATGCACGCTCGCCCAGCCATGAAGCTGTTCGAGCTGGTGCAGAGCTTTGATGCAGAAGTAATACTGCGTAATGACAGCGGCACCGAAGCCGAAGCCAGCAGCGTGATTGCCATGCTAATGCTGGACTCGGCCAAAGGGCGACTCATCGAGGTAGAAGCGACGGGCCCGGATGAAGAACAGGCGCTTGCCGCCGTCATCGAACTGTTCGAAGCCGGGTTCGACGAGGACTAG
- the rnk gene encoding nucleoside diphosphate kinase regulator, which produces MTKPNLTISELDAERLDMLLEQPAFADSDIAQALNEELDRADILPAASIPSHVVTMNSRVRFRDLNTNEEHIRTLVYPAAVKDSQEPLSVMAPLGAALLGMHVGNSITWQLPNGEETRIEVLELLYQPEAAGEYHR; this is translated from the coding sequence ATGACGAAACCTAACCTGACAATCAGTGAATTGGATGCAGAACGTCTGGATATGTTATTGGAGCAGCCCGCCTTTGCGGACAGTGATATCGCACAGGCGTTGAATGAGGAGCTGGATCGGGCGGACATTCTGCCTGCGGCATCGATTCCCTCACATGTCGTCACCATGAATAGTCGGGTGCGTTTCCGCGATCTGAATACCAACGAAGAGCACATCCGTACGCTGGTTTATCCGGCCGCGGTGAAGGACAGTCAAGAACCGCTGTCGGTGATGGCTCCGCTGGGTGCGGCACTATTGGGAATGCATGTGGGAAACTCGATCACCTGGCAGTTGCCAAACGGTGAAGAAACACGAATTGAAGTACTAGAACTACTCTATCAGCCAGAAGCCGCAGGCGAGTACCACCGCTAA
- the pmbA gene encoding metalloprotease PmbA has translation MTITTQVAEQRKALELAVAQALELARAGSDAAEVAVSKTTGISVSTRYGDVENVEFNSDGALGITVYHQQRKGSASSTDLSPDAIARTVQAALDIARYTSVDPFAGPADRDLLAFDAPDLDLFHPTELDADRGIELAARAEQAALQADKRITNTEGGSFNSHYGVKVFGNSHGLLKSYCSSRHSMSSCVIAEVNGDMERDYAYTVGRALDDLRSPEWVGEECARRTLSRLSPRKLPTMQAPVMFSAEVATGLFGHLVGAISGGSVYRKSTFLLDKLGQQILPEWLTIEEQPHLLRGLASTPFDSEGVRTQARDIVKAGVLQTWLMTSYSARKLGMQSTGHAGGIHNWRIAGQGLDFNGMLKQMGKGLLVTELMGQGVSGVTGDYSRGASGFWVENGEIQYPVSEITIAGNLKDMLRNIVTVGNDIETRSNIQCGSVLLPEMKIAGE, from the coding sequence ATGACGATAACTACTCAGGTTGCAGAGCAGCGTAAAGCGCTGGAACTCGCGGTTGCTCAGGCGCTGGAACTGGCGCGTGCCGGTTCTGATGCGGCAGAAGTCGCGGTGTCAAAAACGACGGGCATTAGCGTCAGTACCCGTTATGGTGATGTTGAAAATGTTGAATTCAACAGCGATGGCGCGTTGGGCATTACGGTTTATCACCAACAGCGTAAAGGCAGCGCATCGTCTACCGATCTCAGTCCAGATGCGATAGCTCGTACCGTACAGGCCGCGCTGGATATTGCTCGCTATACCTCTGTCGATCCTTTTGCTGGCCCGGCGGATCGCGATCTTCTGGCGTTCGACGCGCCGGATCTGGATCTGTTCCACCCAACCGAGCTGGATGCGGATCGCGGTATTGAATTAGCCGCTCGCGCAGAGCAGGCCGCATTACAGGCGGATAAGCGCATTACCAACACCGAAGGCGGCAGCTTTAATAGCCACTACGGCGTTAAGGTGTTCGGTAATAGCCACGGTCTGCTGAAAAGTTACTGCTCTAGCCGTCATTCTATGTCCAGCTGTGTGATTGCCGAAGTGAATGGCGATATGGAGCGAGATTATGCCTACACCGTCGGCCGGGCGCTGGATGACTTGCGCAGCCCGGAATGGGTGGGCGAAGAGTGCGCGCGCCGCACGTTATCCCGCCTGTCACCGCGTAAGCTGCCTACCATGCAGGCTCCGGTGATGTTTTCTGCGGAAGTGGCAACGGGCCTGTTTGGCCATTTGGTTGGCGCCATCAGCGGCGGCAGCGTTTATCGTAAATCCACTTTCCTGCTGGATAAGCTGGGTCAGCAGATTCTGCCGGAGTGGCTGACGATTGAGGAACAGCCGCATCTGCTGAGAGGGCTGGCCTCTACGCCGTTCGACAGCGAAGGCGTGCGGACGCAGGCGCGTGACATTGTGAAGGCGGGCGTGTTGCAGACCTGGCTCATGACAAGCTACTCCGCGCGTAAGCTGGGAATGCAGAGCACCGGCCATGCGGGTGGCATTCATAACTGGCGGATTGCCGGACAGGGGCTGGATTTCAACGGTATGTTGAAACAGATGGGCAAAGGCCTGCTGGTGACCGAACTGATGGGGCAGGGTGTGAGCGGTGTGACGGGGGATTATTCCCGTGGAGCATCCGGTTTCTGGGTCGAAAACGGCGAAATTCAGTATCCGGTCAGCGAGATTACTATCGCGGGTAACCTGAAAGACATGCTGCGCAATATTGTGACGGTGGGGAATGATATCGAAACCCGAAGCAATATCCAGTGTGGTTCCGTGCTGCTGCCAGAGATGAAGATCGCAGGGGAATAA
- the yjgA gene encoding ribosome biogenesis factor YjgA yields MKQKYEDWLNDVPDNQEDDEDDEIIWVSKSEIKRDAEALKDLGAELVDLGKNALEKIPLDDDLRAAVELAQRIKKEGRRRQLQLIGKMLRARDPEPIQTALDKLNNRHNQQVALFHKLEQLRDRLIEEGDDVVPDILALYPHADRQQLRSLVRNAQKEKATNKPPKSARQIFQYLRELAETTD; encoded by the coding sequence ATGAAGCAAAAGTACGAAGACTGGCTGAATGACGTCCCAGATAACCAAGAAGACGACGAAGATGATGAAATTATCTGGGTCAGCAAAAGTGAAATAAAGCGCGATGCCGAAGCGCTGAAAGATCTCGGCGCGGAGCTGGTCGATCTGGGCAAAAACGCGCTGGAAAAGATCCCGTTGGATGACGATCTGCGTGCGGCGGTGGAACTGGCTCAGCGGATCAAGAAAGAAGGTCGCCGCCGTCAGCTACAGCTGATTGGTAAAATGCTGCGCGCCCGCGATCCAGAACCGATCCAAACCGCGCTGGATAAGCTGAACAACCGTCATAATCAGCAGGTAGCGTTATTCCACAAACTGGAACAGCTGCGCGACCGTCTGATTGAAGAGGGTGACGATGTGGTTCCCGATATTCTGGCGCTGTATCCTCACGCTGACCGTCAGCAGTTACGTTCTCTGGTGCGCAATGCGCAGAAAGAGAAAGCGACGAATAAGCCGCCAAAATCCGCCCGCCAGATCTTCCAGTATCTGCGCGAACTGGCTGAAACCACAGACTAA